The following proteins come from a genomic window of Methanocella conradii HZ254:
- a CDS encoding substrate-binding domain-containing protein, translating into MISILVVVLLVPLSGCTSTSPSVSPTVAPEVQTLRLATTTSVQDTGLLAYLLPEFEKENNVKVQVIAKGSGEALKLGETGDVDVLIVHSPAAEDAFMAAGHGWNRTQIAHNYFVIVGPASDPAGIKGLNATEAFKKIYAANATFVSRGDNSGTASKEKDLWNKTGIKQPDNKTYAWYKSTGAGMADTLRMADQLQGYALSDKGTYLKFQKDLSLVILADNSTDMLNKYDVIAVNQTQHPYVKYDLAKKLVDYLASQPVQQKIGEYGVKDYGVPLFYPDLLSKSS; encoded by the coding sequence ATGATATCGATATTAGTTGTCGTTTTGCTCGTGCCGCTTTCCGGGTGTACGAGCACGAGCCCATCCGTGTCGCCGACGGTGGCGCCCGAGGTGCAGACGCTGAGGCTCGCGACCACGACGAGCGTGCAGGACACGGGGCTGCTCGCCTACCTGCTGCCAGAGTTCGAGAAGGAGAATAACGTAAAAGTGCAGGTCATAGCAAAGGGGTCTGGCGAAGCCTTGAAGCTGGGCGAGACGGGCGACGTAGACGTGCTCATCGTCCACAGCCCCGCCGCGGAGGACGCCTTCATGGCGGCGGGCCACGGCTGGAACCGCACCCAGATAGCGCACAACTACTTCGTGATAGTGGGACCCGCGAGCGACCCCGCTGGCATTAAGGGCCTAAATGCGACCGAGGCGTTCAAGAAGATCTATGCGGCAAACGCCACGTTCGTATCGAGGGGAGACAACTCGGGCACCGCATCCAAGGAGAAGGACCTATGGAATAAGACGGGCATCAAGCAGCCCGATAACAAGACTTATGCCTGGTATAAGTCTACAGGGGCGGGCATGGCCGATACCCTCAGGATGGCCGACCAGCTTCAGGGCTACGCGCTGAGCGACAAGGGCACATACCTGAAGTTCCAGAAGGACCTTTCACTGGTCATCCTGGCTGACAACAGCACTGACATGCTTAACAAGTATGACGTCATCGCCGTGAACCAGACGCAGCACCCTTACGTTAAGTATGACCTGGCGAAAAAACTGGTAGACTACCTTGCCAGCCAGCCGGTCCAGCAGAAGATAGGCGAGTATGGGGTGAAGGATTATGGGGTGCCGCTGTTTTACCCAGACCTCTTGAGTAAATCATCGTGA
- the nifH gene encoding nitrogenase iron protein — MRQVAIYGKGGIGKSTTTQNTVAALAEAGKKVMVVGCDPKADSTRLLLHGLHQKTVLDTLRDEGDDVDLDAVLKTGFCGTKCVESGGPEPGVGCAGRGIITSINLLEQLGAYTDDLDYVFYDVLGDVVCGGFAMPIREGKAREIYIVASGELMALYAANNICKGIRKYAETGGVRLGGIICNSRKVDNELALLKAFAEEIGSQLIHFIPRDSIVQRAEINKKTVIDFDPTASQANEYRKLARAIDENEMFVIPRPMRQERLEELMMKHGILE, encoded by the coding sequence ATGAGACAGGTAGCAATATATGGAAAAGGCGGTATAGGAAAATCCACTACAACCCAGAACACGGTGGCAGCGTTGGCCGAAGCAGGAAAAAAGGTCATGGTGGTAGGATGCGACCCCAAGGCAGACTCCACCAGGCTACTGCTCCACGGGCTACACCAAAAAACGGTACTGGATACCCTGAGGGACGAAGGCGACGACGTTGACCTCGACGCAGTGCTTAAGACGGGGTTCTGCGGGACGAAGTGCGTAGAATCCGGCGGACCAGAACCAGGCGTGGGCTGCGCTGGCAGGGGGATCATCACGTCCATCAACCTCCTGGAGCAGCTTGGAGCCTATACAGACGATCTGGACTACGTCTTTTATGACGTATTAGGCGACGTGGTCTGCGGCGGGTTCGCCATGCCCATCCGGGAAGGAAAAGCCCGGGAAATCTACATCGTGGCCTCAGGTGAGCTCATGGCGCTGTACGCCGCGAACAACATTTGCAAGGGCATAAGAAAGTATGCGGAGACCGGCGGGGTAAGGCTAGGTGGCATCATCTGTAACAGCCGTAAAGTGGATAACGAGCTGGCGCTGTTGAAGGCATTCGCCGAGGAGATCGGGTCCCAGCTCATCCATTTCATCCCTCGTGACAGCATCGTGCAGCGGGCCGAGATCAACAAGAAGACCGTCATCGATTTCGATCCCACAGCCAGCCAGGCCAACGAGTACAGGAAGCTGGCCAGGGCCATCGACGAGAACGAGATGTTCGTCATACCCAGGCCCATGAGGCAGGAGCGACTTGAAGAGCTGATGATGAAGCACGGCATACTAGAATAA
- a CDS encoding P-II family nitrogen regulator encodes MLLIRSIIRPEKKDAVLAELSKAGFHAATVVDVVGRGKQKGIKVGSMVYDEIPKALILMVVEDKDRDRVVDVIMRTAKTGEKGAFGDGKIFISPVEEAYTISSGTKGL; translated from the coding sequence GTGTTACTGATCAGGTCGATAATAAGGCCGGAGAAGAAAGATGCGGTACTTGCTGAGCTGTCGAAGGCTGGGTTCCATGCGGCCACCGTGGTGGACGTCGTGGGCCGTGGCAAGCAGAAGGGCATCAAGGTAGGCAGCATGGTCTATGACGAGATCCCCAAGGCCCTCATCTTAATGGTAGTCGAGGATAAGGATAGGGACAGGGTGGTCGACGTGATCATGCGTACGGCAAAAACCGGCGAAAAAGGCGCGTTTGGCGATGGTAAGATCTTCATAAGCCCCGTCGAAGAGGCCTATACCATCTCGAGCGGTACCAAAGGCTTGTAA
- a CDS encoding P-II family nitrogen regulator, protein MKEIMAIVRMNKAGATKKALINAGVAGFTAVKVLGRGRLVTDPEVIAKRKAQLMSMSFDDVTESGATEKLVTDFLDGTRLFPRRLFTILAHDEDVPRIVEAIMQANRTDCKVGDGKIFVLPMLDAVRVRTGESGDAAIW, encoded by the coding sequence ATGAAGGAGATAATGGCGATAGTACGGATGAATAAGGCTGGCGCCACTAAAAAGGCGTTAATCAATGCGGGCGTTGCCGGTTTCACCGCGGTCAAGGTGCTCGGCAGGGGCAGGCTGGTCACCGACCCCGAGGTCATCGCTAAGCGCAAAGCCCAGCTCATGTCCATGAGCTTTGACGACGTCACCGAATCCGGGGCGACTGAAAAGCTCGTCACCGATTTCCTGGATGGGACACGCCTTTTTCCAAGGCGCTTATTCACCATACTGGCGCATGACGAAGACGTGCCCAGGATCGTGGAGGCCATAATGCAGGCGAACAGGACAGATTGTAAGGTGGGCGATGGCAAGATATTCGTACTGCCCATGCTTGACGCCGTGCGCGTGCGAACCGGCGAGTCGGGCGACGCGGCAATCTGGTGA
- the nifD gene encoding nitrogenase molybdenum-iron protein alpha chain: MAITDERLEEVLVTYPDNVKKNRKKHLLIKNSAEACQQIEANTRTIPGIISQRGCCFAGCKGVVIGPIKDMIHIVHGPVGCAYYSWGTRRNKARADETTPPENVYLPLCFTTDMQESDIVFGGEKKLAKMIDEVVEIFHPRAISICATCPVGLIGDDINAVARAAQERHGIQVLAFNCEGYKGVSQSAGHHIANNGLMVNAVGKGTVRKSGKYVINILGEYNIGGDGWEIERILKECGYTINCILPGDGSILNIRNLHLADLNLVQCHRSINYIAGMMEARYGMPWLKVNFIGVSACARSLREVAQCFGDESLIQRTEEVIARETARVMPVIEHYRKICQGKTAFVFVGGSRSHHYQYLLRDLGMETVVAGYEFAHRDDYEGREVLPTIKADADSKNIPDLHFEPDDEFYQEGHVYLNMPKEKYDELRKRIPLGYYEGMIKSMEDGQLIIDDVNHHEFEEIVRMLKPDIVFTGVRDKYISHKMGVPSRQLHSYDYTGPYAGFNGAMIFAREVANAVTTPAWRLVTAPWEAQKE, from the coding sequence ATGGCGATTACCGATGAAAGGCTGGAGGAAGTGCTCGTAACTTATCCCGATAACGTCAAGAAAAACAGGAAGAAGCATCTGCTCATTAAAAATTCGGCTGAAGCCTGCCAGCAGATCGAGGCCAACACCAGGACGATACCCGGCATAATATCGCAGCGTGGCTGCTGCTTCGCCGGGTGTAAAGGCGTCGTAATCGGGCCTATCAAGGACATGATACACATCGTTCACGGCCCGGTCGGCTGCGCATACTACTCCTGGGGAACGCGCCGCAATAAGGCAAGGGCAGATGAAACGACTCCTCCGGAAAACGTATACTTACCGCTCTGCTTTACGACGGACATGCAGGAAAGCGACATCGTGTTTGGCGGGGAAAAAAAGCTGGCCAAAATGATCGACGAAGTAGTCGAGATATTCCACCCACGGGCCATATCGATCTGCGCTACCTGCCCGGTCGGCCTCATAGGAGACGACATCAACGCCGTGGCCAGGGCTGCCCAGGAACGCCACGGGATCCAGGTGCTGGCCTTCAACTGCGAGGGATATAAGGGCGTAAGCCAGTCGGCGGGCCACCACATTGCCAACAATGGCTTAATGGTGAACGCTGTCGGCAAAGGCACCGTGAGGAAATCCGGCAAATACGTCATCAACATACTTGGCGAGTATAACATTGGCGGTGACGGATGGGAGATAGAGCGCATTCTAAAAGAATGTGGCTATACCATTAACTGCATATTGCCCGGGGATGGCAGCATTCTCAACATAAGGAACCTACACCTGGCCGACCTTAACCTGGTACAGTGCCACCGTTCCATAAACTACATCGCCGGGATGATGGAGGCCAGGTATGGCATGCCATGGCTGAAGGTCAACTTCATAGGCGTAAGCGCATGCGCCAGGTCCCTGCGCGAGGTGGCGCAGTGCTTCGGCGACGAATCGCTCATTCAGCGTACCGAGGAGGTCATTGCGCGGGAAACTGCCAGGGTCATGCCAGTGATCGAGCACTACCGCAAGATCTGCCAGGGCAAGACCGCATTCGTTTTCGTCGGAGGGTCGAGAAGCCACCATTACCAGTACCTGCTCCGAGACCTGGGCATGGAAACGGTCGTCGCAGGGTACGAGTTCGCCCACCGCGATGACTACGAAGGCCGCGAGGTTCTCCCGACGATTAAGGCGGACGCTGACTCAAAGAACATCCCGGACCTCCACTTCGAGCCTGACGACGAGTTTTACCAGGAAGGGCACGTTTACCTGAACATGCCCAAAGAGAAATACGATGAGCTTCGTAAGAGGATACCTCTCGGATATTACGAGGGGATGATCAAGAGCATGGAGGACGGCCAGCTCATCATCGACGACGTCAACCATCATGAGTTTGAGGAGATAGTCAGGATGCTAAAGCCGGATATCGTCTTCACAGGGGTGCGAGACAAGTATATTTCCCATAAGATGGGAGTCCCCTCGAGACAGCTTCATTCATATGACTATACCGGGCCGTATGCCGGCTTTAACGGGGCAATGATATTCGCCAGGGAGGTTGCGAACGCTGTGACGACGCCCGCCTGGAGACTGGTCACCGCACCATGGGAAGCACAAAAGGAGTGA
- the nifK gene encoding nitrogenase molybdenum-iron protein subunit beta has protein sequence MLECIPTRKVEHTAGKINPAKACQPLGAMYAALGIHGCLPHSHGSQGCCAYHRMALTRHFRDPIMASSSSFTEGASVFGGAANLKASIKNVFKIYNPEIMAVHTTCLSETIGDDVPTIIKQSEVPEGKIVIHANTPSYVGSHVTGFSNMCKAMVSYLAESDGRAKKERVNILPGFVNPGDMREIKRLVRELGVEMTVFPDTSNVVDAPLTGRYEMYPEGGATVAEIRDSGNSKLTLALGAWSSEAAGALLQEKCGVPCVPLKIPIGLKATDEFIMALKDGFGVPVPRSLTIERGQVVDTLIDTHFHYQGKKVAVVGDPDLVIPLTEFLLTMGMVPAYVMTGTPGQRFESEIQQMLDEAGIKDGVAKAEGDLFELHKWVKDNPVDLLIGNTHCKYIARAEDVPLVRFGFPIFDRAVHYLMPVVGYRGCLRLIEQISNALLERRDRDCKDEDYELIL, from the coding sequence ATGCTTGAATGTATCCCAACGAGAAAAGTGGAGCACACCGCAGGTAAGATCAACCCGGCGAAAGCGTGCCAGCCTTTAGGGGCCATGTACGCCGCGCTCGGCATACATGGCTGTCTGCCTCACAGCCACGGCTCACAGGGCTGCTGTGCATACCATCGGATGGCCCTGACTCGCCACTTCCGTGACCCGATAATGGCCTCCTCGAGCTCCTTCACCGAGGGCGCCTCGGTCTTCGGAGGCGCGGCGAACCTGAAGGCCTCGATAAAAAACGTGTTCAAGATATATAACCCGGAGATAATGGCGGTGCATACGACCTGCCTGAGTGAGACGATAGGGGACGATGTTCCGACTATAATAAAGCAGTCGGAGGTCCCGGAGGGGAAGATCGTAATTCATGCTAACACCCCCAGCTATGTAGGGTCCCACGTCACCGGCTTCTCGAACATGTGCAAGGCTATGGTATCTTATCTAGCCGAGTCGGACGGCAGGGCAAAGAAGGAGCGGGTGAATATCCTGCCAGGCTTCGTCAACCCCGGCGACATGAGGGAAATCAAGCGCCTGGTCCGTGAGCTTGGCGTCGAGATGACCGTGTTCCCGGACACATCCAACGTGGTCGACGCGCCGCTAACCGGTAGGTACGAGATGTACCCGGAGGGCGGGGCGACCGTGGCGGAGATCCGCGACTCGGGCAACTCTAAGCTAACGCTAGCCCTCGGCGCCTGGTCATCCGAGGCGGCCGGGGCCCTGCTACAGGAAAAATGCGGGGTCCCATGCGTGCCGCTGAAAATCCCGATAGGCCTTAAGGCGACCGATGAGTTCATCATGGCGCTAAAGGACGGATTTGGCGTGCCCGTGCCCCGCTCGCTCACGATTGAAAGGGGGCAGGTGGTCGATACGCTGATCGACACGCATTTCCACTACCAGGGCAAGAAGGTCGCCGTGGTCGGCGATCCTGACCTCGTGATACCGCTGACCGAGTTCCTGCTGACCATGGGCATGGTCCCGGCGTACGTCATGACAGGGACGCCTGGGCAGCGATTCGAGTCGGAAATCCAGCAAATGCTTGACGAGGCGGGCATCAAGGACGGCGTGGCTAAAGCCGAGGGCGACCTGTTCGAGCTTCACAAGTGGGTTAAGGATAACCCCGTCGACCTTCTGATCGGCAACACCCACTGTAAGTACATCGCCCGGGCGGAGGACGTACCCCTGGTCAGGTTCGGGTTCCCGATATTCGACAGGGCCGTACACTACCTTATGCCCGTCGTAGGCTACAGGGGGTGCTTGCGCCTGATCGAGCAGATCAGTAACGCTCTCCTGGAGCGGCGGGACCGCGACTGCAAGGACGAAGACTATGAGCTTATCCTGTGA